The Arthrobacter sp. ERGS1:01 genome has a segment encoding these proteins:
- a CDS encoding ParB/RepB/Spo0J family partition protein yields MTAVSENPVATATELLDPTTLTVDTNVRKEAALTPEFVASIKEHGVLVPVVGHRAEDGTVHVQMGQRRTLAAVEVGLTAIPVHVVATREEADRLATQVVENEMRRALTDADRADAYHQMSLLGVSATMIARRTGAKKATVQTALAVKANETAAAALAQGLTLEQSVVIAEFSANPEEANELEKAALENPGNFVHKAQRMRDDRATAALIATATAEAEAKGLTVLEENPNGWDYKGPAASIYDLTTAEGEKLTGADADAVYLNTGYSGISERLCVADWKARGLRKGGKPAAGGMTEEEKLARRTTIENNKAADSAEVVRREFLVALLSRKTVPKDTARFIAHTLTHSSYLVAKGTNYAALTATLLGCGADRGELQKHLAKATVKPEMVSLAIMITAYEASIDRTSWRHEDENHSYYLKQLAVWGYSLSDVEKLMSSK; encoded by the coding sequence ATGACTGCTGTATCCGAAAACCCCGTGGCCACCGCTACGGAACTGCTCGACCCGACCACGCTCACCGTAGACACGAACGTCCGCAAAGAGGCTGCCCTGACCCCCGAGTTCGTGGCCTCCATCAAGGAACACGGTGTGCTCGTCCCTGTTGTCGGCCACCGTGCTGAAGACGGAACGGTGCACGTGCAGATGGGCCAGCGCCGCACGCTGGCCGCCGTCGAAGTTGGCCTTACCGCCATTCCCGTCCATGTCGTGGCCACACGGGAAGAAGCCGACCGGCTGGCCACCCAAGTGGTGGAGAACGAGATGCGCCGCGCCCTGACGGACGCCGACCGCGCCGACGCCTACCACCAGATGTCACTGCTCGGTGTCTCGGCAACCATGATCGCCAGAAGAACAGGAGCCAAGAAGGCCACCGTCCAGACCGCGCTGGCCGTCAAGGCCAACGAGACGGCCGCCGCCGCACTCGCCCAGGGACTGACATTGGAGCAGTCAGTTGTGATTGCGGAGTTCAGCGCCAACCCCGAGGAAGCCAACGAACTGGAAAAGGCAGCGTTGGAAAACCCGGGCAACTTCGTCCACAAAGCCCAACGCATGAGAGACGATCGGGCAACTGCCGCCCTGATCGCCACGGCCACCGCTGAAGCTGAAGCCAAGGGCCTGACCGTTCTGGAGGAGAACCCGAACGGATGGGACTACAAAGGCCCGGCCGCTAGCATCTATGATCTGACGACCGCCGAGGGTGAGAAGTTGACCGGTGCGGATGCCGACGCCGTGTACCTGAACACCGGCTACAGCGGAATCAGCGAGCGGCTGTGCGTCGCGGATTGGAAAGCCCGTGGCCTGCGTAAGGGTGGCAAGCCCGCAGCCGGGGGCATGACCGAGGAAGAGAAGCTGGCCAGAAGAACGACGATCGAGAACAACAAGGCCGCTGACTCGGCCGAGGTCGTCAGACGAGAATTCTTGGTCGCCCTGCTGTCCCGGAAGACGGTACCGAAGGACACGGCACGGTTCATCGCCCACACCCTGACTCACTCCTCGTACCTCGTGGCCAAGGGCACCAACTATGCCGCGTTGACGGCCACGCTGCTGGGATGCGGAGCAGACCGGGGTGAACTGCAGAAGCATCTGGCCAAGGCCACGGTGAAGCCGGAAATGGTGTCGCTGGCGATCATGATCACCGCCTACGAGGCCTCGATCGATCGCACGAGCTGGCGACACGAGGACGAGAATCACTCCTACTACTTGAAGCAGCTCGCAGTCTGGGGTTACTCCCTCAGCGACGTTGAGAAGCTGATGAGCAGCAAGTAG